In Carya illinoinensis cultivar Pawnee chromosome 6, C.illinoinensisPawnee_v1, whole genome shotgun sequence, a single genomic region encodes these proteins:
- the LOC122314085 gene encoding uncharacterized protein LOC122314085 encodes MQRFKIGVDAKNLQVVMNRGSYDMTTNSVTKNLEIEVSSVVLEVSVREQNPSVKEKAKRILEGYVSKMKNALADESIGPKLVPSLKKKIEEAIGHLNGWLKYVQNSQANDNVIEENMKLNKQYYEDVIAKIGQLKHSSSST; translated from the exons ATGCAACGCTTCAAGATAGGTGTTGACGCCAAGAACCTGCAGGTCGTCATGAATCGTG GTTCTTATGACATGACTACGAACAGTGTCACTAAGAATCTTGAAATCGAGGTGTCTTCTGTTGTACTGGAGGTTTCTGTTAGGGAGCAAAACCCCAGCGTGAAAGAGAAGGCTAAAAGAATTTTGGAGGGCTATGTCTCCAAGATGAAAAATGCTTTGGCGGATGAATCGATTGGTCCCAAGCTTGTGCCTTCACTTAAGAAGAAGATTGAAGAAGCCATTGGCCATTTGAATGGGTGGTTAAAGTATGTTCAGAATTCGCAAGCAAACGACAATGTGATCGAGGAAAATATGAAATTGAATAAACAATACTATGAAGACGTCATTGCAAAGATCGGACAACTTAAACATTCGAGCAGCTCCACTTGA